A stretch of Sphingorhabdus sp. YGSMI21 DNA encodes these proteins:
- a CDS encoding cupin domain-containing protein, producing MTATMQNRSETFVQASDVPLETVGEGITRQILSYGPDLMLCRLWFEAGSVGDVHQHPHGQISYIESGRFLSFVNGEEQELDVGDSVIISPDTDHGISCIEAGSLLDIFNPVREDFLATGEDES from the coding sequence ATGACCGCAACAATGCAAAACCGCAGCGAGACATTTGTCCAGGCTTCGGACGTTCCGCTGGAAACCGTGGGTGAGGGGATTACGCGCCAGATATTGAGCTATGGTCCCGATCTCATGCTTTGTCGTCTGTGGTTTGAAGCGGGTTCCGTCGGCGACGTGCACCAGCACCCGCACGGTCAGATCAGTTACATCGAATCGGGCCGGTTTCTCTCGTTTGTGAATGGCGAGGAACAGGAACTCGACGTCGGCGACAGTGTGATCATATCGCCCGATACCGATCACGGTATCAGCTGCATCGAGGCCGGTTCGCTGCTCGACATATTCAATCCGGTACGGGAAGACTTTTTGGCAACGGGGGAAGATGAATCGTGA
- a CDS encoding alginate lyase family protein: MKGKLIAVALWSAASSAAVAGQVESSPTGSAAAAQYYSPLFKDELDRARTFVDQMMAAGVVVPVPSDPGGGYTHEQHKRNYKAIYEGGQLYRITGEQKYADYVRDMLLAYADLYPTLDEHPARKNSQSSGRIFWQVLNDAMWMVHGIQGYEAIRDSLSEADRKNIDDNLFRKAAAFLSTGSAVTFSKIHNHATWATAGVGMTGYVLGDKELVDIALLGLDKSGETGFLRQSELLFSPDGYYTEGPYYQRFALKPFVVFAGVIEKNDPARKIFEHRDGILLKALRTTIQLTYDGYFFPFNDAIKDKSLQTDELYHGVAIAYRKTRDPGLLSIAQWQGRTVLTDDGKLVADDLAAGKAGPFPFKSLLLSDGPEGEQGAVAILREGDSTSGQALVAKNSSQGMGHGHFDKLSWQYYDNGNEIVSDYGAARFLNIEAKDGGRYLPENESWAKQTIAHNTLIVDEKSHFDGDVKVADTIAPKQLYFSKAEGAQISSAVIEGAYPDTRFTRTLALFSVDGLSAPLALDIVRVQSDSPHQYDLPLHYQGHIMRVGFDTESHIAARPVLGTGNGYQHIWVDAVGKPQGQNGFVTTLLDGRFYTYRFVPQRGAEAILAEIGANDPRFNLRREPMVIQRIRNAQNTTFVSILESHGRYDGAAEQTVGSDSLIKSLSHESVNGSDIVIVEKLDGKKIALVVSYDSDAEKKHSVKLGDQMLNWTGFAARIDLPAGKAKR, from the coding sequence ATGAAGGGTAAGCTCATCGCGGTCGCACTATGGAGTGCTGCATCTTCTGCCGCCGTGGCAGGCCAGGTCGAATCCTCCCCGACCGGTTCTGCTGCGGCGGCGCAATATTACAGCCCGCTTTTCAAAGACGAACTGGATCGCGCGCGGACCTTTGTCGATCAGATGATGGCGGCTGGTGTCGTCGTTCCCGTTCCCAGCGATCCCGGCGGCGGCTACACGCACGAACAGCACAAGCGCAATTACAAGGCGATCTACGAAGGCGGCCAGCTTTACCGGATTACCGGCGAGCAGAAATATGCCGACTATGTCCGCGACATGTTGCTGGCCTATGCCGATCTCTATCCAACTCTGGACGAGCATCCGGCACGCAAGAATAGCCAGAGTTCCGGCAGAATTTTCTGGCAGGTGCTGAACGATGCGATGTGGATGGTGCACGGCATCCAGGGATATGAAGCCATTCGTGACAGCCTGTCAGAGGCCGACCGCAAGAATATCGACGACAATCTCTTCCGCAAGGCAGCCGCATTCCTCTCCACCGGCTCGGCGGTGACGTTCAGCAAGATCCATAACCACGCCACATGGGCCACGGCCGGTGTGGGCATGACGGGCTATGTTCTGGGCGACAAGGAACTGGTCGATATCGCTCTGCTCGGGCTGGACAAAAGCGGCGAGACCGGATTTTTGCGGCAGAGCGAACTGCTCTTTTCCCCCGACGGCTATTATACCGAAGGGCCTTATTATCAGCGCTTTGCATTGAAGCCCTTCGTGGTTTTTGCCGGGGTAATCGAAAAGAACGATCCGGCGCGCAAGATATTCGAGCATCGCGACGGCATATTGCTGAAGGCGCTGCGCACCACGATCCAGCTGACCTATGACGGCTATTTCTTCCCGTTCAACGATGCGATCAAGGACAAAAGCCTTCAAACCGACGAACTTTATCACGGCGTCGCCATTGCCTATCGCAAGACACGCGATCCGGGACTGCTGTCGATCGCGCAGTGGCAGGGGCGCACGGTGCTGACCGATGACGGCAAGCTGGTTGCCGATGATCTGGCCGCCGGCAAGGCTGGCCCCTTCCCCTTCAAATCGCTGCTGTTGAGTGATGGACCCGAAGGCGAACAGGGCGCGGTCGCTATCCTGCGCGAAGGCGATAGTACAAGCGGTCAGGCACTGGTTGCCAAGAATAGCTCGCAAGGCATGGGACACGGTCATTTCGATAAGCTGAGCTGGCAATATTATGACAATGGCAACGAGATTGTCAGCGACTATGGCGCCGCGCGTTTCCTGAATATCGAGGCCAAGGACGGCGGCCGTTATCTGCCGGAGAATGAAAGCTGGGCGAAGCAGACCATTGCCCACAATACGCTGATCGTCGACGAAAAAAGCCATTTCGATGGCGATGTGAAGGTTGCGGATACCATTGCGCCAAAGCAGCTTTATTTTTCTAAAGCTGAGGGCGCGCAAATCAGCTCCGCCGTGATTGAGGGCGCCTATCCCGACACCCGCTTCACCCGGACATTGGCGCTATTCTCGGTCGACGGCCTATCTGCGCCGCTCGCTCTGGACATCGTGCGCGTGCAGTCCGACAGCCCGCATCAGTACGACCTGCCGCTGCATTATCAGGGGCATATCATGCGGGTCGGCTTTGACACCGAATCCCATATCGCGGCGCGGCCGGTGCTGGGAACCGGCAACGGCTATCAGCATATCTGGGTCGATGCCGTCGGCAAGCCGCAGGGGCAAAATGGTTTCGTTACGACCCTTCTCGATGGACGCTTCTACACCTATCGATTTGTACCACAGCGGGGTGCGGAAGCGATTCTGGCGGAAATCGGCGCCAATGACCCCAGGTTCAATCTGCGCCGCGAGCCGATGGTCATCCAGCGGATCAGGAACGCGCAAAATACGACCTTTGTTAGCATATTGGAATCCCACGGGCGCTATGACGGGGCGGCGGAGCAGACGGTTGGCAGCGACAGCCTGATAAAATCACTCAGCCATGAAAGCGTCAATGGTTCTGACATCGTCATCGTGGAAAAATTGGACGGCAAGAAGATCGCTCTTGTTGTGTCCTACGATTCTGATGCCGAAAAGAAGCATTCGGTGAAGCTTGGTGATCAAATGTTGAACTGGACCGGATTTGCAGCGCGCATCGATCTGCCAGCTGGAAAGGCAAAGCGATGA
- a CDS encoding glucose 1-dehydrogenase has translation MTKFKGKTAIVTGGSRDIGRAVSEKLAAEGANVVVNYCNNEADGQATLDAIKAAGGSAILVQADVTKQADVDRLVAETVSAFGDTIDILVNVTGGLVARKGLAEMDEEFFNQVMQLNVTSTFMMTQAVAPHMPEGSAILNFASQAGRDGGGPGAAAYGTSKGAVMTFTRAMAKELGPKGIRVNSLCPGMIATAFHDTFTKDEVRSAVAAGTPLRRQGNTAEVARTVANLVSDDSSFITGANIDLNGGTFFS, from the coding sequence ATGACCAAATTTAAAGGCAAAACCGCGATCGTAACTGGCGGCAGCCGTGATATCGGCCGCGCCGTTTCGGAAAAACTGGCCGCCGAGGGCGCCAATGTCGTGGTTAATTACTGCAATAATGAAGCGGACGGCCAGGCCACGCTGGACGCGATCAAGGCGGCAGGCGGCAGCGCGATACTGGTCCAGGCCGATGTCACGAAACAGGCCGATGTTGATCGTCTGGTCGCGGAAACGGTGTCCGCCTTTGGCGACACGATCGACATTCTGGTGAACGTCACTGGCGGGCTGGTTGCGCGCAAGGGCCTTGCCGAAATGGACGAAGAATTTTTCAACCAAGTCATGCAATTGAACGTCACGTCGACGTTCATGATGACCCAGGCGGTCGCGCCCCATATGCCCGAGGGAAGCGCCATATTGAACTTCGCTTCGCAAGCCGGCCGTGATGGCGGCGGCCCCGGCGCGGCGGCCTATGGCACGTCAAAAGGCGCGGTGATGACCTTCACCCGGGCGATGGCCAAGGAACTCGGACCCAAAGGCATCCGCGTCAATTCGCTGTGCCCCGGTATGATCGCCACCGCCTTCCACGATACGTTTACCAAGGACGAGGTGCGCAGCGCTGTTGCCGCCGGTACGCCGCTCCGCCGCCAGGGCAATACGGCAGAGGTTGCGCGTACGGTGGCCAATCTGGTGTCGGATGACAGCAGCTTCATTACCGGCGCCAATATCGACCTCAACGGCGGGACATTTTTCTCCTGA
- the eda gene encoding bifunctional 4-hydroxy-2-oxoglutarate aldolase/2-dehydro-3-deoxy-phosphogluconate aldolase, producing MDKLLEAKFAAAPVVPLIEASDPAVAVATAKALQAGGLDVVEVVLRTDAALECMSAIISETSDIVVGAGTVLTVDHAKAVADRGAQFVVSPGLVDDVARFCLDRDLPFYGGTMTAGEVQRAYALGLRTVKFFPAKLAGGVPMLKALSSVFRDMRFMPTGGVSADNLGEFLAVPSVVACGGSWLTPKAAIEAGDYDAITRLAGEAVALASAARS from the coding sequence ATGGACAAACTACTAGAGGCGAAATTTGCCGCTGCGCCGGTGGTGCCCCTGATCGAGGCCAGTGACCCGGCGGTCGCGGTGGCGACGGCCAAGGCACTGCAGGCGGGCGGCCTTGATGTGGTCGAAGTTGTCCTGCGCACCGATGCCGCACTAGAGTGCATGTCGGCGATTATATCGGAGACTTCGGATATCGTTGTTGGCGCCGGCACGGTGTTGACGGTGGATCATGCAAAAGCGGTCGCGGATCGGGGGGCGCAGTTTGTCGTTTCGCCCGGCCTTGTCGACGATGTGGCGCGTTTCTGTCTCGATCGGGACTTGCCATTCTATGGCGGTACAATGACGGCTGGCGAAGTGCAGCGCGCTTATGCTTTGGGTTTGCGGACGGTGAAATTCTTTCCGGCCAAGCTGGCGGGCGGCGTGCCGATGCTCAAGGCCTTGAGTTCGGTCTTTCGCGATATGCGTTTCATGCCGACCGGCGGCGTGTCCGCAGACAATCTCGGTGAATTTCTGGCCGTGCCTTCCGTTGTTGCCTGCGGCGGGAGCTGGCTCACGCCCAAAGCGGCGATCGAAGCGGGCGATTACGATGCAATAACCAGGCTGGCGGGCGAAGCTGTTGCTCTCGCAAGCGCCGCCAGATCATAA
- a CDS encoding sugar kinase produces MAEYLSFGEIMLRLKTPGHERFFQSPAFEATFGGGEANVAVALSNYGLSSGFVSALPDNDVGASAIGELKRFGVDTSNIRRSGDRVGIYFLETGANQRPSKVIYDRAHSSISECKIGDFDWASIFAGAKWLHITGITPALTQDSADLSIECVKAAKQAGVTVSCDFNFRGKLWKYGKSAPEVMSELVKYVDVGIANEEDCQKSLGISVDVDVETGELDTSKYEALSDKVLELYPDMATIAITLRESHSADRNGWSACLRDREQGFKLSRHYELTDIVDRVGGGDSFASALIYGLNAYDDKQQSLEFAVAASCLKHSILGDFNRVTVPEAEKLMSGDGSGRVQR; encoded by the coding sequence ATGGCGGAATATTTGTCATTTGGTGAAATCATGCTGCGGTTGAAGACGCCGGGGCACGAGCGGTTTTTCCAGTCGCCCGCGTTCGAGGCAACATTCGGCGGCGGCGAGGCCAATGTGGCCGTCGCGCTGAGCAACTATGGTCTGTCATCAGGCTTCGTTTCGGCGCTCCCGGACAATGATGTCGGCGCTTCGGCGATTGGCGAGCTCAAGCGTTTCGGCGTGGATACCTCCAACATTCGGCGCTCCGGCGACCGGGTTGGAATTTACTTCCTCGAAACCGGTGCCAACCAGCGGCCCTCCAAGGTTATCTACGACCGGGCCCATTCGTCAATCAGCGAGTGCAAGATCGGCGATTTCGACTGGGCGAGCATTTTTGCCGGCGCGAAATGGTTGCACATCACTGGCATCACGCCGGCGCTGACGCAGGATTCGGCTGATCTCAGCATCGAATGCGTGAAGGCGGCAAAACAGGCAGGTGTGACGGTGTCCTGCGATTTCAATTTCCGCGGCAAGCTCTGGAAATATGGCAAGAGCGCGCCAGAAGTAATGAGCGAACTGGTCAAATATGTCGATGTCGGCATTGCCAATGAAGAGGATTGCCAGAAATCGCTCGGCATCAGCGTCGACGTCGATGTCGAAACCGGCGAACTCGATACCAGTAAATATGAAGCGCTTTCGGACAAGGTGCTGGAATTATATCCCGACATGGCAACCATCGCGATCACGCTCAGGGAAAGCCACAGCGCCGATCGCAACGGCTGGTCCGCCTGCCTGCGTGACCGGGAACAGGGTTTCAAATTGTCGCGCCACTATGAACTGACAGATATCGTCGACCGGGTTGGCGGCGGTGACAGCTTTGCTTCTGCATTGATCTATGGCCTCAACGCCTATGACGACAAGCAACAGTCGCTCGAGTTCGCGGTGGCGGCAAGCTGCCTGAAACATTCCATTCTCGGTGATTTCAACCGGGTCACGGTGCCGGAAGCCGAGAAGCTCATGTCCGGCGATGGATCTGGCCGCGTGCAAAGATAA
- a CDS encoding MFS transporter — MSAVKKVGNFRWAIVSLVALATIINYIDRGALGFLWPEISEDIGLTKTDYAIILNVFTFAYAFGQTLFGKIFDWIGTRLGFVLSIVVWSAATMLHAAATGLMSFAVFRGLLGLSEAGNWPGATKANAEWFPINERALAQGVFNSGAAIGGIISAPIIGILFVFLGSWQATFIAVGALGFLWLVPWLIIYKSGPESHPWLTEDERQYILTGQKNAETNEAATYAPNSGEILSRKESWGVIMASFFLDPIWWLFVGWLPLYLFETYGFGVEEIATYAWVPYVGAMFGAWFGGILAGRLIKSGWTVNKTRKLVIALGGLIMLVSLLLTIVAASPLIAVLLMAAILFGFQTAVGNIQTLPSDFYSGKSVASLAGFAGTAAKLAVVGLNFLIPVITVNSYAPAFAVGAGLAIMTVLSVLVLCTDIKPLKPKNS; from the coding sequence GTGAGCGCTGTGAAAAAAGTCGGCAATTTCCGCTGGGCCATTGTCAGTCTCGTCGCGCTGGCGACGATCATCAACTATATTGATCGCGGCGCGCTCGGCTTTCTGTGGCCGGAAATTTCCGAAGATATCGGCCTTACCAAGACCGACTATGCAATCATATTGAACGTATTCACTTTTGCCTATGCTTTCGGGCAGACGCTGTTTGGCAAGATATTCGACTGGATCGGCACGCGTCTCGGCTTCGTGCTGTCGATCGTCGTATGGTCGGCGGCGACGATGTTGCACGCCGCTGCAACCGGCTTGATGAGCTTCGCTGTGTTTCGGGGGCTTCTCGGCCTGTCCGAGGCGGGTAACTGGCCGGGTGCGACCAAGGCCAATGCCGAGTGGTTCCCGATCAACGAACGTGCACTGGCGCAGGGTGTTTTCAATTCCGGCGCGGCGATTGGCGGCATCATTTCCGCCCCGATTATCGGGATTCTCTTTGTTTTTCTGGGCAGCTGGCAAGCGACTTTCATCGCCGTCGGCGCGCTCGGTTTCCTCTGGCTCGTGCCATGGCTGATCATTTACAAGTCCGGCCCTGAAAGCCATCCCTGGCTGACGGAAGACGAGCGGCAATATATCCTGACCGGCCAGAAGAATGCCGAAACCAACGAGGCCGCCACCTACGCGCCCAATTCTGGCGAAATTCTCTCGCGCAAGGAAAGCTGGGGCGTCATCATGGCATCCTTTTTCCTCGATCCGATCTGGTGGCTGTTTGTCGGCTGGCTGCCGCTCTATCTGTTTGAAACCTATGGCTTCGGTGTCGAGGAAATCGCCACCTATGCCTGGGTGCCCTATGTCGGCGCGATGTTCGGCGCGTGGTTCGGCGGAATCCTGGCCGGGCGGCTGATAAAATCGGGCTGGACCGTCAACAAGACGCGCAAACTGGTGATCGCTCTCGGCGGACTGATCATGCTGGTTTCGCTGTTGCTGACCATCGTCGCGGCTTCGCCCTTGATAGCGGTATTGCTGATGGCGGCCATTTTGTTCGGTTTCCAGACGGCGGTTGGCAATATCCAGACATTGCCGAGCGATTTCTACAGCGGAAAATCCGTCGCCTCGCTGGCTGGTTTTGCCGGCACGGCTGCCAAGCTGGCCGTGGTGGGGCTCAACTTCCTGATCCCGGTCATCACCGTCAACAGCTATGCACCGGCCTTTGCGGTTGGTGCGGGACTGGCGATCATGACCGTCTTGTCTGTTCTGGTCCTCTGCACCGACATCAAACCTCTGAAACCAAAAAATTCTTGA